One part of the Heptranchias perlo isolate sHepPer1 chromosome 10, sHepPer1.hap1, whole genome shotgun sequence genome encodes these proteins:
- the LOC137326637 gene encoding NADH dehydrogenase [ubiquinone] 1 beta subcomplex subunit 1-like: MVNLVSIIREQWTNILVPLGFVLGCYFDRRNDEKLTAFRNKSILYKRELKPGEETTWK; this comes from the exons ATGGTGAATCTGGTTAGCATCATACGTGAGCAATGGACCAATATCCTTGTCCCTCTGGGTTTTGTATTGGGATGTTATTTTGATAGAAGAAATGATGAAAAACTTACTGCATTCAGAAACAAAAGTATATTGTACAAACG GGAATTGAAACCAGGTGAAGAAACTACATGGAAATGA